The following proteins are encoded in a genomic region of Acidimicrobiales bacterium:
- the purM gene encoding phosphoribosylformylglycinamidine cyclo-ligase produces MGEDRPGATYAAAGVDIGAGDAAVARIRDLVASTARPEVVGGIGGFGGSFALDPARYRAPVLVSSTDGVGTKSLVAAAAGRYDTIGVDLVAMCVDDIVCVGAEPLFLLDYVTTGKLDPDQMEQLVAGVADGCRQAGCALLGGEMAEHPGSLPPGEFDLAGFTVGVVERDRMLGAHRVVAGDVLVGLRSPGVRCNGYSLARHVLLERAGLDLLGPAWEGADHTLADELLRPSVVYAPAVMAAVGGTEVHAAAHITGGGIPGNLARVLPEHCDAVVDRRAWEEPRVFAEIRRLGDVDEGEMARVFNLGIGMVLALPEASVAAALGALAGAGRPAVVIGRVTDGAGRVRMGEGA; encoded by the coding sequence GTGGGCGAGGACCGCCCCGGCGCCACCTACGCGGCCGCCGGCGTCGACATCGGCGCGGGCGACGCCGCCGTGGCCCGCATCCGCGACCTGGTGGCGTCGACCGCCCGCCCCGAGGTGGTGGGCGGCATCGGCGGCTTCGGCGGGAGCTTCGCCTTGGACCCGGCGCGCTACCGGGCGCCCGTGCTCGTGTCGTCGACCGACGGCGTGGGGACGAAGTCGCTCGTGGCCGCCGCCGCCGGGCGCTACGACACCATCGGTGTCGACCTCGTGGCCATGTGCGTCGACGACATCGTGTGCGTCGGGGCCGAGCCCCTCTTCCTCCTCGACTACGTGACCACCGGGAAGCTCGACCCCGACCAGATGGAGCAGCTGGTCGCCGGGGTCGCCGACGGCTGCCGGCAGGCGGGCTGCGCCCTCCTCGGCGGCGAAATGGCGGAACATCCCGGCTCCCTCCCGCCCGGCGAGTTCGACCTGGCCGGGTTCACGGTGGGCGTGGTCGAGCGCGACCGCATGCTGGGGGCGCACCGGGTGGTGGCCGGGGACGTCCTCGTGGGGCTGCGGTCGCCGGGGGTGCGCTGCAACGGCTACAGCCTGGCGCGCCACGTGCTGCTCGAGCGGGCCGGGCTGGACCTCCTCGGCCCCGCCTGGGAGGGCGCCGACCACACCCTGGCCGACGAGCTGCTGCGGCCCTCGGTCGTCTACGCCCCGGCGGTGATGGCGGCCGTGGGCGGCACCGAGGTGCACGCCGCCGCCCACATCACCGGCGGCGGCATCCCCGGCAACTTGGCGCGCGTGCTCCCCGAGCACTGCGACGCCGTGGTCGACCGCAGGGCCTGGGAGGAGCCGCGCGTGTTCGCCGAGATTCGCCGTCTCGGCGACGTCGACGAGGGCGAGATGGCCCGGGTCTTCAATCTCGGCATCGGCATGGTGCTGGCGCTGCCCGAGGCGTCGGTCGCCGCCGCCCTCGGCGCCCTGGCCGGCGCCGGCCGGCCGGCGGTGGTCATCGGGCGCGTCACCGACGGGGCGGGGCGCGTGCGGATGGGGGAGGGGGCGTGA
- the pyrE gene encoding orotate phosphoribosyltransferase: MTRTTGPDAATLDALRRHLMDHSVRTGDFVLKSGRRSTWFIDSKQTVCRPGGMLLVADALLAVVPADATAIGGLTMGADPVAFVAAGVAATRGRDLKAFSVRKEAKGHGGGGSIAGALDPGDKVVVTEDTVTRGTSLLQAVQAVRAAGAEVVLAVAVVDRGGAAADLLGAQGVAFRALLGAPDLGFDYDER; encoded by the coding sequence GTGACCCGGACGACCGGGCCCGACGCCGCCACGCTGGACGCGCTGCGCCGGCACCTCATGGACCACTCGGTGCGCACCGGTGATTTCGTGCTGAAGTCCGGTCGCCGCTCGACGTGGTTCATCGACTCCAAGCAGACGGTGTGCCGGCCCGGCGGGATGCTCCTCGTCGCCGACGCGCTGCTGGCGGTGGTCCCCGCCGACGCCACCGCCATCGGCGGCCTCACCATGGGGGCGGACCCCGTCGCCTTCGTCGCCGCCGGGGTGGCCGCCACCCGGGGCCGGGACCTGAAGGCCTTCAGCGTCCGCAAGGAGGCCAAGGGCCACGGGGGTGGCGGGAGCATCGCCGGGGCGCTCGACCCCGGGGACAAGGTCGTGGTGACCGAGGACACCGTCACCCGGGGCACGTCGCTGCTCCAGGCGGTGCAGGCCGTGCGCGCCGCGGGCGCCGAGGTGGTGCTGGCCGTGGCCGTGGTCGACCGCGGCGGGGCCGCCGCCGACCTGCTCGGCGCGCAGGGCGTCGCCTTCCGTGCCCTGCTCGGCGCGCCCGACCTCGGCTTCGACTACGACGAGCGCTGA
- a CDS encoding NAD(P)/FAD-dependent oxidoreductase, with amino-acid sequence MTEQVDVVVLGMGPGGEEAAGRLARAGLDVVGVDGNLLGGECPYWGCIPSKMMIRAANLLAEARRVPGMAGSATVTPDWTPVARRIRAEATDDWDDRVAVERFEGKGGRFVRGWGRLDGPGRVVVGDDAYEARRAVVVATGAEPWAPPIPGLAELAGRYWTNRDAIEADTLPSSLVVLGGGAIGVELGQVFARFGTDVWVVEAADRLLALEEPESSALVTDVLDREGLHLRTGARITAVRHDMGRFVLELEGDRPVTGDQLLVATGRRPDLAAIGAATIGVDETARALPVDDRLRVTDGVWGIGDVTGVGAFTHVAMYQAGIVVADVLGEEPPAADYRALPRVTFTDPEIGSVGLSEAAARQQGLTVRTGTYPVRDSTRGWIHKAGNEGFIKLVEDAGRGVLVGATSAGPAGGEVLSMLTLAVHAEVPVDHLRRMIYAYPTFHRAVEPALADLSS; translated from the coding sequence ATGACCGAGCAGGTGGACGTGGTGGTGCTGGGGATGGGCCCGGGCGGCGAGGAGGCCGCCGGCCGGCTGGCCCGGGCGGGCCTGGACGTCGTCGGCGTCGACGGCAACCTGCTCGGCGGGGAGTGCCCGTACTGGGGCTGCATCCCGTCGAAGATGATGATCCGCGCCGCCAACCTGCTGGCCGAGGCGCGGCGCGTGCCCGGCATGGCGGGGAGCGCCACGGTCACACCCGACTGGACGCCCGTGGCCCGCCGCATCCGCGCCGAGGCCACCGACGACTGGGACGACCGGGTGGCCGTGGAGCGCTTCGAGGGGAAGGGCGGGCGCTTCGTGCGCGGCTGGGGACGCCTCGACGGCCCGGGGCGCGTCGTGGTCGGCGACGACGCCTACGAGGCGAGGCGCGCCGTGGTCGTCGCCACCGGGGCCGAGCCCTGGGCCCCGCCCATCCCCGGCCTCGCCGAGCTCGCCGGCCGATACTGGACGAACCGCGACGCCATCGAGGCCGACACCCTGCCCTCGTCGCTCGTGGTGCTCGGCGGTGGTGCCATCGGCGTCGAGCTCGGGCAGGTGTTCGCCCGCTTCGGCACCGACGTCTGGGTCGTGGAGGCGGCCGACCGGCTGCTCGCCCTCGAAGAGCCCGAGTCGAGCGCGCTCGTCACCGACGTGCTGGACCGGGAGGGCCTGCACCTCCGGACCGGGGCCCGCATCACCGCGGTGCGCCACGACATGGGGCGCTTCGTCCTGGAGCTCGAGGGGGACCGCCCCGTCACCGGGGACCAGCTCCTGGTGGCCACCGGCCGCCGGCCAGACCTGGCCGCCATCGGCGCGGCGACGATCGGCGTCGACGAGACGGCGCGTGCCCTGCCCGTGGACGACCGGCTGCGCGTCACCGACGGCGTGTGGGGCATCGGGGACGTGACCGGCGTCGGGGCCTTCACCCACGTGGCGATGTACCAGGCCGGCATCGTGGTGGCGGACGTCCTGGGCGAGGAGCCGCCGGCGGCCGACTACCGGGCGCTGCCCCGGGTGACGTTCACCGACCCGGAGATCGGCTCCGTGGGCCTGAGCGAGGCCGCCGCGCGCCAGCAGGGCCTGACGGTGCGCACCGGGACCTACCCGGTGCGGGACTCCACCCGGGGGTGGATCCACAAGGCGGGCAACGAAGGCTTCATCAAGCTCGTCGAGGACGCCGGGCGCGGCGTGCTCGTGGGCGCCACCTCAGCGGGCCCCGCCGGTGGCGAGGTGCTGTCGATGCTCACCCTCGCCGTGCATGCCGAGGTCCCCGTCGACCACCTCCGGCGCATGATCTACGCCTATCCCACCTTCCACCGGGCGGTGGAGCCGGCGCTCGCCGACCTGTCGTCGTGA
- a CDS encoding pyridoxamine 5'-phosphate oxidase family protein codes for MLTDSEGLEVLVEEECLKLLDSASLGRIAVTIGAVPAIFPVNYQLLDGQILFRTGEGTKLHNASDSAVVAFEVDEVDEVTHEGWSVLAVGVAREVRDRMLASSVLERLPHPWAPGRRNHLIAIVPEFVSGRRIVQVPQPS; via the coding sequence ATGTTGACCGACAGCGAGGGCTTGGAGGTTCTCGTGGAGGAGGAGTGCCTGAAGCTCCTCGACTCCGCGTCCCTGGGGCGCATCGCCGTGACGATCGGCGCGGTGCCCGCCATCTTCCCGGTGAACTACCAGCTGCTCGACGGGCAGATCCTGTTCCGCACCGGCGAGGGGACGAAGCTCCACAACGCCTCGGACAGCGCCGTGGTCGCCTTCGAGGTCGACGAGGTCGACGAGGTCACGCACGAGGGGTGGAGCGTGCTGGCGGTGGGTGTCGCCCGGGAGGTCAGGGACCGGATGCTGGCCTCGTCGGTGCTCGAGCGCCTGCCCCATCCGTGGGCGCCCGGGCGACGTAACCACCTGATCGCCATCGTCCCCGAGTTCGTGTCCGGACGGCGGATCGTCCAGGTCCCACAGCCGTCGTAG
- a CDS encoding SDR family NAD(P)-dependent oxidoreductase, whose amino-acid sequence MRVEGATILVTGASSGIGEALAPMLAERGATVGIVARRADRLTQTLARCRRHAPGSRMWVADLSDVDASVQLVHDAWTAFGALDCLVNNAAVGKRKLVTDHTAEDLDVVMRTNFLSPIRMNLAILPLMLGRGSGTIVNVASGGGRFGIVHESAYCASKFAMSGWSEAAAMDLADTPVELKLVQPGAIATEIWDQRPGELPGLTGGEFATAAQCAAGIVDAMETDGFEFFVPADLKAHVDYKNSDIQGWIDLMADIGRAQGPTVS is encoded by the coding sequence GTGAGAGTCGAAGGCGCCACCATCCTCGTGACGGGCGCGTCGTCGGGCATCGGCGAGGCGCTGGCACCGATGCTGGCGGAGCGGGGCGCCACGGTGGGGATCGTGGCCCGCCGGGCCGATCGCCTCACCCAGACACTCGCCCGGTGCCGCCGACACGCCCCCGGCTCGCGCATGTGGGTCGCCGACCTGTCGGACGTGGATGCCTCGGTGCAGCTGGTGCACGACGCCTGGACGGCGTTCGGCGCGCTCGACTGCCTCGTCAACAACGCCGCCGTCGGGAAGCGCAAGCTGGTCACCGACCACACCGCCGAGGACCTCGACGTGGTCATGCGGACGAACTTCCTGTCCCCCATCCGCATGAACCTGGCGATCCTCCCCCTCATGCTGGGGCGCGGGTCGGGCACGATCGTGAACGTCGCCAGCGGCGGCGGCCGCTTCGGCATCGTCCACGAGTCCGCCTACTGCGCGTCGAAGTTCGCCATGTCGGGCTGGAGCGAGGCGGCCGCCATGGACCTCGCCGACACCCCCGTCGAGCTGAAGCTGGTCCAGCCCGGTGCCATCGCCACCGAGATCTGGGACCAACGACCCGGGGAGCTGCCCGGGCTGACCGGGGGCGAGTTCGCCACCGCGGCGCAGTGCGCGGCCGGCATCGTCGACGCCATGGAGACCGACGGGTTCGAGTTCTTCGTGCCCGCGGACCTGAAGGCGCACGTCGACTACAAGAACAGCGACATCCAGGGTTGGATCGACCTCATGGCCGACATCGGGCGCGCCCAGGGGCCCACGGTCTCCTGA
- a CDS encoding HU family DNA-binding protein, whose amino-acid sequence MNKRELAKAVAVQADVDLRTVSTVLEGFTDVVTAVVAQGVPVAITGFAKFVKVDRPARMGRNPATGETIRIKASKKARITPVKAFKDAVMSPSGAPKLKRGAFPTSDDAVRAAGKTAAPVATRKAAPAARKATAKKATARKAPAKKTATRKATAKKAPARKATARKAPARKAPARKAPARKATARKAPARRR is encoded by the coding sequence ATGAACAAAAGAGAGCTTGCCAAAGCGGTGGCCGTGCAGGCGGATGTGGACCTCAGGACCGTGTCCACTGTCCTGGAGGGCTTCACCGACGTCGTGACCGCGGTAGTGGCGCAGGGTGTGCCGGTGGCGATCACCGGGTTCGCCAAGTTCGTCAAGGTCGACCGTCCCGCCCGCATGGGCCGCAATCCCGCCACGGGAGAGACGATCCGCATCAAGGCCTCCAAGAAGGCGCGCATCACTCCGGTGAAGGCGTTCAAGGACGCCGTGATGTCGCCGTCGGGTGCCCCGAAGCTCAAGCGCGGCGCTTTCCCGACGAGCGACGACGCCGTGCGCGCCGCAGGGAAGACGGCCGCTCCGGTGGCGACGCGCAAGGCTGCGCCGGCGGCACGCAAGGCGACCGCCAAGAAGGCGACCGCCCGCAAGGCGCCGGCCAAGAAGACTGCCACCCGCAAGGCAACCGCCAAGAAGGCCCCGGCGCGCAAGGCCACCGCCCGCAAGGCACCGGCCCGCAAGGCACCGGCGCGCAAGGCACCGGCGCGCAAGGCCACCGCCCGCAAGGCACCGGCGCGTCGGCGGTAG
- a CDS encoding DUF2017 family protein: MPADGAVPADRVVPVIGRKRFGRDRQGRIRPGLELPERELLRALPEQARELVEHDEPSAQRLFPVAYPDDEAAQAEYREMMGAQLLDHHRHALAVLTDTVDETSIDEDELHGWLGAVEVLRLVLGTQLDVSEDVVEIEPDDPRSDQFTVYQYLSMLQGEIVDALAAGLPKGGATAPDPRDR; this comes from the coding sequence GTGCCCGCTGACGGGGCCGTGCCCGCTGATCGGGTGGTGCCGGTGATCGGGCGGAAGCGCTTCGGGCGCGACCGCCAGGGGCGCATCCGCCCCGGCCTGGAGCTCCCCGAGCGCGAGCTGCTGCGGGCCCTGCCCGAGCAGGCCCGCGAGCTGGTGGAGCACGACGAGCCGTCGGCGCAGCGGCTCTTCCCCGTCGCCTACCCCGACGACGAGGCGGCCCAGGCCGAGTACCGGGAGATGATGGGGGCCCAGCTCCTCGATCACCATCGCCACGCCCTCGCGGTCCTGACCGACACCGTGGACGAGACCAGCATCGACGAGGACGAGCTGCACGGGTGGCTGGGGGCCGTCGAGGTCCTGCGCCTGGTCCTCGGGACCCAGCTCGACGTCAGCGAGGACGTGGTGGAGATCGAGCCCGACGACCCGCGGTCGGACCAATTCACCGTCTACCAGTACCTGAGCATGCTGCAGGGGGAGATCGTCGACGCCCTGGCCGCCGGGCTGCCCAAGGGCGGCGCCACCGCTCCCGACCCACGGGACCGGTGA
- the clpS gene encoding ATP-dependent Clp protease adapter ClpS encodes MTGPGTEVRPVEVDRPEGGEDVRPDRPWMVIVWNDPINLMSYVTYVFQKLFGYSRDKATKLMLDVHHKGRAVVTSGPRERAELDVFRLHEHGLWATMEQSS; translated from the coding sequence ATGACGGGGCCCGGGACCGAGGTCCGGCCCGTCGAGGTCGACCGGCCCGAGGGCGGGGAGGACGTGCGCCCGGACCGGCCGTGGATGGTCATCGTGTGGAACGACCCCATCAACCTGATGTCGTACGTCACCTACGTCTTCCAGAAGCTCTTCGGCTACAGCCGCGACAAGGCCACCAAGCTGATGCTCGACGTCCACCACAAGGGCCGGGCCGTCGTGACCTCGGGGCCCCGCGAGCGGGCGGAGCTCGACGTCTTCCGGCTCCACGAGCACGGGTTGTGGGCCACCATGGAGCAGTCGTCGTGA
- a CDS encoding COX15/CtaA family protein, with product MKLAAVGPRSFLRIAQLAVAVVLLNIVTGAAVRLSDSGLGCPDWPTCARHHLTPPLAFHPAVEFGNRMVVVVLCILTVVTLVAALRRAPARRDLVWLSGGLVAGVVGEAVLGAVVVYTKLNPYVVMAHFMLGIAVLSDAVVLALRAGREPGTGRRVPVVDRSVVGVTRAMVGVLVVALAAGTATTGAGPHAGGPGAKRVPVALADMARVHSGIVLVLVGLTLVVLVLLGRSGAPATVAERARLLLAAMVAQGVIGYTQYFIHLPPLLVGVHVFGATVVWSAMLWFHDGLARAPAPRADAPGAPAPALGIPADAASPTPAPR from the coding sequence GTGAAACTCGCCGCCGTCGGCCCCCGCTCCTTCCTCCGCATCGCCCAGCTGGCGGTGGCGGTGGTGCTCCTCAACATCGTGACGGGCGCGGCCGTCCGGCTGAGCGACTCGGGGCTCGGCTGCCCCGACTGGCCCACCTGCGCCCGCCACCACCTCACGCCGCCGCTGGCGTTCCATCCGGCCGTGGAGTTCGGCAACCGCATGGTGGTGGTGGTCCTGTGCATCCTGACGGTCGTCACGCTGGTGGCGGCCCTGCGGCGGGCGCCGGCCCGGCGCGACCTCGTCTGGCTGTCGGGCGGCCTGGTGGCCGGCGTGGTGGGCGAAGCCGTCCTCGGGGCCGTGGTCGTCTACACCAAGCTCAATCCCTACGTGGTCATGGCCCACTTCATGCTGGGCATCGCCGTGCTGAGCGACGCCGTGGTGCTGGCCCTGCGGGCGGGCCGCGAGCCCGGGACCGGGCGGCGCGTGCCGGTCGTGGACCGCAGCGTCGTCGGGGTGACCCGGGCGATGGTCGGCGTCCTGGTCGTGGCGCTGGCCGCCGGCACGGCCACCACGGGGGCCGGGCCGCACGCCGGTGGCCCCGGCGCCAAGCGGGTGCCCGTGGCCCTGGCCGACATGGCACGGGTCCACTCGGGGATCGTGCTCGTGCTCGTCGGCCTCACGCTCGTGGTGCTGGTGCTCCTGGGGCGCAGCGGGGCGCCGGCCACGGTGGCGGAGCGGGCCCGGCTCCTCCTCGCCGCCATGGTGGCCCAGGGCGTCATCGGGTACACCCAGTACTTCATCCACCTTCCGCCCCTCCTGGTGGGCGTGCACGTCTTCGGGGCCACCGTGGTGTGGTCGGCGATGTTGTGGTTCCACGACGGGCTCGCCCGCGCGCCGGCACCCCGGGCCGACGCCCCCGGCGCTCCCGCTCCCGCCCTCGGGATCCCCGCCGACGCCGCGTCGCCGACGCCGGCCCCCCGATGA
- a CDS encoding heme o synthase: MSLLNPAIPRSVRAGGARVRTYVALTKPRIIELLLVTTLPTMLVADRGVPSVALMAATLLGGTLAAGGANALNMVLDRDIDRVMHRTRHRPLVTGDVTPLAATVFAVTLEAVAFAELWAWVNLLSAVLAVAATAFYVVVYTLWLKRTSSQNIVIGGAAGAVPVLVGWAAVTDRLGWAPLVLFAVIVIWTPPHFWALAIRYREDYAAANVPMLPVVATFRRTARQILLYTVVLVAVTVLFAAVGHMGALYLAGAIVLGALFVVFALRLRRDQTPRAAMALFRYSITYLTLLFVAMAGDVLIRFH, from the coding sequence ATGTCCCTGCTGAATCCCGCCATCCCCCGCAGCGTCCGGGCGGGAGGAGCGAGAGTGCGTACCTACGTGGCGCTGACCAAGCCGCGCATTATCGAGCTGCTGCTGGTCACGACCCTGCCCACCATGCTCGTGGCCGACCGCGGCGTGCCCTCGGTGGCGCTCATGGCAGCCACGCTGCTGGGTGGGACACTGGCCGCCGGCGGGGCCAACGCCCTCAACATGGTGCTCGACCGCGACATCGACCGGGTCATGCACCGGACCCGCCACCGCCCGCTGGTGACGGGCGACGTCACCCCGCTCGCCGCCACCGTGTTCGCCGTCACGCTCGAGGCGGTGGCCTTCGCCGAACTGTGGGCGTGGGTCAACCTGCTGTCGGCGGTGCTGGCCGTGGCGGCCACGGCGTTCTACGTCGTCGTCTACACGCTGTGGCTCAAGCGCACCTCCAGCCAGAACATCGTGATCGGCGGGGCGGCCGGTGCCGTGCCCGTGCTCGTGGGGTGGGCGGCGGTCACCGACCGGCTCGGCTGGGCGCCGCTCGTGCTCTTCGCGGTGATCGTGATCTGGACCCCGCCACACTTCTGGGCGCTCGCCATCCGCTACCGCGAGGACTATGCGGCCGCCAACGTCCCGATGCTTCCGGTGGTGGCCACGTTCCGTCGCACCGCCCGGCAGATCCTGCTGTACACGGTGGTGCTCGTGGCGGTGACCGTGCTGTTCGCGGCGGTGGGCCACATGGGGGCGCTGTACCTGGCGGGCGCGATCGTGCTCGGGGCCCTGTTCGTCGTGTTCGCGCTGCGACTGCGCCGCGACCAGACGCCGCGTGCCGCCATGGCGCTGTTCCGGTACTCGATCACGTACCTCACCCTGCTGTTCGTCGCCATGGCCGGCGACGTGCTCATCCGATTCCATTGA
- a CDS encoding TlpA disulfide reductase family protein translates to MTAPAGGRVSRPARRRALSIAAGVVLGAVLWLALTLTGGPGPHQAPAFSLPRLGGGPAVAYPVRGAEARRPVVLVFFASWCTPCRAELPAVARVADQVRGAGGHVLFLGVDGNDDPASGLSFARHSGVSFAVGADRDSSLAPKFSLVGYPGTVFIDASGNVAGSVRGPVTRATLERWVSRLGAT, encoded by the coding sequence TTGACGGCCCCGGCCGGCGGGCGGGTGTCCCGCCCGGCGCGCCGCCGGGCCCTGTCCATCGCCGCAGGCGTGGTCCTCGGGGCCGTCCTGTGGCTGGCGCTGACCCTGACGGGCGGTCCCGGTCCGCACCAGGCACCCGCCTTCTCGCTGCCGCGTCTCGGCGGCGGCCCCGCGGTGGCGTACCCGGTGCGCGGTGCCGAGGCCCGGCGTCCCGTGGTGCTCGTCTTCTTCGCGTCGTGGTGCACGCCGTGCCGCGCCGAGCTGCCCGCCGTGGCCCGCGTCGCCGACCAGGTCCGGGGGGCGGGCGGTCACGTGCTCTTCCTGGGTGTCGACGGCAACGATGATCCCGCCAGCGGCCTCTCCTTCGCTCGGCACAGCGGCGTGTCCTTCGCCGTGGGCGCGGACCGTGACAGCTCGCTGGCGCCGAAGTTCTCGTTGGTCGGCTACCCGGGCACGGTGTTCATCGACGCGTCGGGGAATGTCGCCGGGAGCGTCCGCGGTCCGGTGACCCGGGCCACCCTCGAGCGCTGGGTCTCGCGCCTTGGCGCCACCTGA
- a CDS encoding SCO family protein: MPNRAGVGDARVAGRVASPPRDAGMAPSDAGSMNGDAGSMNGDAGAHDPSAPVVDRAAAFARGAPRIPRKAVLVVLAAAVVLGGGGVALEHLLAGAGLNPGATGSTGATGSTGATGARGGPSRRATTGPVLAPPVSEPARQMSARLSSFMGIATPRPAPAPSLALVDQAGTPVSLSALRGSVVVITFFGAPCTDICPVLGPEIAAADAALGPAASRVVFLTVNTDPLHLARLPAPAAVTGVGLGAGALANWHFLTGSVRQLDPVWRRYGVAITASAATGTVAHNDVMYFVDPTGVIRYRATPFADESAAGVFTLPPASRTRWAEGIASYARRLLQGAS; the protein is encoded by the coding sequence GTGCCGAACCGCGCCGGCGTGGGGGATGCCCGGGTCGCCGGGCGGGTCGCATCCCCGCCGCGCGACGCCGGCATGGCGCCGAGCGACGCCGGCTCCATGAACGGCGACGCCGGCTCCATGAACGGCGACGCCGGCGCTCACGACCCGTCGGCGCCCGTCGTCGACCGGGCGGCGGCGTTCGCCCGCGGCGCGCCGAGGATCCCCCGCAAGGCCGTCCTCGTCGTCCTGGCTGCCGCCGTGGTGCTCGGCGGCGGCGGGGTGGCGCTCGAGCACCTCCTGGCGGGCGCCGGGCTGAACCCGGGAGCCACCGGCTCAACGGGCGCCACCGGCTCAACGGGCGCCACCGGCGCTCGAGGCGGGCCGTCGCGCCGGGCGACGACGGGGCCGGTCCTGGCACCCCCGGTCTCGGAGCCGGCGCGTCAGATGAGCGCCCGCCTGTCGTCGTTCATGGGCATCGCCACCCCCAGGCCCGCGCCCGCCCCGTCGCTCGCCCTCGTCGACCAGGCGGGCACCCCGGTGTCGCTGTCCGCCCTGCGGGGCAGCGTGGTGGTGATCACGTTCTTCGGGGCGCCGTGCACCGACATCTGCCCCGTCCTGGGCCCCGAGATCGCCGCCGCCGACGCCGCGCTGGGCCCGGCGGCCTCCCGCGTGGTGTTCCTCACGGTGAACACCGATCCGCTGCACCTGGCGCGCCTGCCCGCTCCCGCGGCGGTGACCGGCGTCGGACTCGGCGCCGGCGCCCTGGCGAATTGGCACTTCCTGACGGGGTCGGTGCGACAGCTCGATCCGGTCTGGCGCCGGTACGGCGTCGCCATCACCGCCTCCGCGGCCACGGGAACGGTGGCGCACAACGACGTCATGTACTTCGTCGACCCGACCGGTGTGATCCGGTACCGGGCCACGCCGTTCGCCGACGAGAGCGCCGCCGGCGTGTTCACCCTCCCTCCGGCCAGCCGGACGCGCTGGGCGGAAGGCATCGCCTCGTACGCCCGACGGCTCCTGCAGGGTGCGTCGTGA
- a CDS encoding cytochrome c oxidase assembly protein, producing MTGAVADGRPPDTDGTRRLLAVLAVILLVVAFVPPLSTEARRLEYAQAVQFALFAIAVPALLVLGAPWRFLRLAAPSAGARPGSAASRAAGPVDRLQAARRRHPEFVRSLAVLALDVGVIVAWRVPAAVDALARHPWLVVAEAASLVACGVALWLECVASPPLTPRLAHPRRAALAAFAMWAVWAAAYVLGLAHASWYRAYLHVPGRGVSVWADQQLTTGVLWLAAICAFIPVIFWNLMSWLRTDDDPDNEMHRLVREGRRRSWAAAGAGHRPEPDR from the coding sequence GTGACCGGCGCGGTCGCCGACGGGCGGCCGCCGGACACCGACGGGACGCGCCGCCTGCTCGCCGTCCTGGCCGTGATCCTCCTCGTGGTGGCGTTCGTGCCGCCGCTGTCCACCGAGGCCCGTCGGCTCGAGTACGCCCAGGCCGTCCAGTTCGCCCTCTTCGCCATCGCCGTACCCGCCCTGCTCGTGCTGGGCGCGCCGTGGCGGTTCCTCCGGCTGGCGGCCCCGTCAGCCGGGGCCCGGCCCGGGTCGGCGGCGTCGCGTGCGGCCGGGCCCGTCGACCGCCTGCAGGCGGCCCGGCGGCGGCACCCGGAGTTCGTACGGAGCCTCGCCGTCCTGGCGCTCGACGTGGGCGTCATCGTGGCCTGGCGCGTGCCCGCCGCGGTCGACGCCCTGGCCCGCCATCCGTGGCTGGTGGTGGCCGAGGCCGCCAGCCTCGTGGCGTGCGGCGTGGCGCTGTGGCTGGAGTGCGTGGCGTCCCCTCCGCTCACGCCCCGCCTCGCGCACCCCAGGCGCGCCGCGCTGGCGGCCTTCGCCATGTGGGCCGTGTGGGCGGCGGCGTACGTCCTCGGCCTGGCCCACGCCTCGTGGTACCGCGCCTACCTCCACGTGCCCGGGCGCGGGGTGAGCGTGTGGGCGGACCAGCAGCTCACCACCGGCGTGCTGTGGCTCGCGGCGATCTGCGCATTCATCCCGGTGATCTTCTGGAACCTGATGTCCTGGCTGCGGACCGACGACGACCCCGACAACGAGATGCACCGCCTGGTGCGCGAGGGGCGTCGCCGGTCGTGGGCGGCCGCCGGCGCCGGGCACCGCCCCGAGCCCGACCGCTGA